Genomic DNA from Anguilla anguilla isolate fAngAng1 chromosome 17, fAngAng1.pri, whole genome shotgun sequence:
CTGGTGGGAAGAGAGACGTGTCTGTTGTCTCAGCTTCATGTCTCCTGGTAGTTGGCCATGGACTGCAGGTCCCTGATGAAGATCTGTCTTCCCTTGTGCTTTGCTGTCCAGTGCTGTGTCTTTGAGCACTTTAGCAAAAAGTCTCATGCCCTCTCTGTGTATGTGGACATGGTCATAGAGATGCTCATGTTGGATGCTCCGGTGGTGTGCTACACGCACATAAGGGATCTGAGCACAGTTCCTTGTGACTTCCATGTTTATCTCATTGATAATCCTCTGAGGTACGTCTGTTCGAGGCAGGAGGGTAGATACGATGACCTTAGCTGTAGGAtaggtgtgtgtggctgtctTCACCACAGTGGTCAGGGCCTTGGCCACATTAACTTTCCTCGTGCTGAGGTCATTGGTCCCTGTGTGTAAGATGATGTGGGAGGGCTCTCCCAGCGATTCCTCTGTTAGCAGGCGCAGGGCAGACTGAATGGTGGGACACCAGAGCTTCCTCACTCTTCTCCCAGGGAACAGCCGTCTCTCGTCTAGATGTTTCCTGTTAGAGTCACACAGGATGACAACACGGTCCTTTCTCCGCTGTCCTCTCTGTGGGCTGTTGGCGAGAGCAGTGCTGGGCGGCGGTTTGTTCTTTGTGGTGGTGGAGCCTCTTTTTTTAGAAGTATTATGAGAGactggggaggctggggggctgggggagaaggtttggtgatgtgtgtttgtgtgctggtgttgtggttgttgtgtgAGTTGGTGTCATGGTTGATGTGTGAgggtgttacattacattacattacaggtatttagcagacgcttttatcgaGAGCGACGTataacaagtgcatcagttcaaggtgcagaggtgcagaaaaacacactagagtgaagtagagatcatagtgccagaagtgaccacatagatcaggactccaaccctgtagggtaacctgttcagcaaataaacaagacaatcctgccaagtacaaaactagcactgaaatcacatttgcctaatcagaatctgTGTGGttggtagtggtagtggtagtgtgTATGGGAGTGTGAGGAGGTAGATTCCTCTTCAGCTCCTCTAGCTGGCAGAGCCTGGTTGTGCTGCTCCCTCCTGAACAGTTCCTCCTTTACTCTCTTCAGCTCTCTACAGATCTCCTGGTTGGACTCTTCCAGCTGTCTGACTGTAGAGAAGAGCTGTTGGAGTTGGTCCATAGTGGGGTTTGTAGGCTGGCTGTGGATCAGGTTGAGGCTGCAGGTGGTGTCCTCTTTGAAGAGTACGTAGTCTCTCTCCAGTTCAGAGCAGGACCCTGGGGGTACATCTTCACTGTTAGGCCTCACCTCTGACTCTTGTTTGAGCTTCTGGGCCTCTGCTTTTAAAAGGAGGAATTTGGTTTGGAAGTCGTTGAGGCTGGACTCTGGCCCTTGTACCGTGACTGTTCCGTTGTGGTAGATGTTGACAGTCATCTTGAAGTCATCTTCTCCTTCCAGAGTCAGCTGTCTTCCTTTACTGATGCCTCCTTTCTTAATACAGGTCATAGCAGTACAGATAGCACTGTGCCATGCTGAAGGGTGGTGGGTGAAAAACAGTAGGTTGCACCTGGTTCTATTTTCTGTTGGCCAAACAAAAATGTCTTAAACCATTGCAATATGATATAAAACTAAAGATATCTTGAATCAGAAATtactatatatactgtattgttCTCTCATAGTTCCATACATTACCTACTGTGTGGAGGTATGGGGAAATACATACAAAACCAGCACTTATCCAGTTTTCACCCTACAGAAGAGAGCTATAAGAATTGTAAATCGAATGGATTATTACGAACCAACCAATGCACTATTTATTAACTTACAtgctttaaaattttatgaTCTAGTTGATCTTAAAACTGCACAGATAATgtacaaagcacaaaataatttgcttcTTAACTGTATTCAGAGATTGTTTGAAATTAGTGAGAGCCAGTATGAAATTAGGGGAATAGGTATGTTTAAAGAATCAAGGGTAcggacaaatataaaaatgagatGTATATCTGTCAAAGGGGTTAATTTGTGGAATAGTTGTGACAAGTAATTAAGAATGTGTAGTTCActttgcaaatttaaaaaaatgtttaaaaaaaaataatttggtaaacaaatataataatataataatagttatAATAATGATCATTATTGTGTATGAAACGTTTggaacttttgtttttgtttctgttctgttttgtttttgtatagccTAAACCTAGTAGTGAAAGGGTTGCCTATTAgaatatgttatgtaaaaagggTAGGTATAATAAGCTAAAGCTTCAGCCTACACCTTTTCggtcaatattttttgttttccttttaatttaatttaatgccttattattgtttatttatttctatgtgcattctttttggaaaattgttaataaggaccgaaataaattactactactactactactactaatgaatgaatgaatgaatctgcAATGTGATGTCTGAGAAAATGCactgaatgaacaaatgaataagATCTGAAAAATGAAGGCCTGCTCAGGAGTAAAAGTCTTTAGTCAATGAGACAGTTTCAGGAGGTTTTCATCACAAGTTCTGTTCAGTGTGAACAACTGAATTTTAGATCACCTGCTGGTGTCTCTGATATTCAAAAGGTCAAATGTCGAGTCCAGAGTAAAATACCAGACAGATCCGCTCAACCTATAAAACTCTTTTTTATGGaaaaagccatttatttttttaattaattatttcaatGTGGATTGTGTAGTCTACTCAGTAACATTCAAATGGTTTTTTGGAAAACTAGCCAGTCTTATCTGAACCGCAATGTCTGCTAGATACACATCTGGATGAATAGAATATTATTTAGAGTACGAGATACAAAACTTACACGTGtggtatactgtatacacaggtgtgtgacagCAAGTGTGAGGGTTAAGGTCACTTTGGGTGTgagtgttgggttagggttaagcgGAGGGGTAACGTTGCTGTTCTCCCATGATGCATCGGTGGCCGGTCTCTCGCTCCTCTCCCAGGTGGAGGCCTGTTTGGGCTGGCGTGCAGGAACAGCCGTCTCAGACGCACGTCCGTGGTCTTCCTGGGCATGGTGGTGCACTTCGTCGCCTTCTACCTCATCTTCCTCAACATCCCGGACGACGCCCCTCTGGTTACGAGCAGCGTCACGCAGCACGAGCCGTACCTGCTGCCCAGGTTCTCCACCTTTTTCACCTATTTTAGTCTCCTAAAGTAGTTTTCtgaaatttttaataaaaccagagagcagaggagaaggctacatttgaaataataagATTTGAACTCGAGCCTTTCTAGTGCATCTGTTTTGCCCTCCTGTCAAGATGATCATAGGTAGATGAGTGAGCACAAGATCAAAAGAAAGTTTGGTGACaagaaatgtgtgtctgtgtgcatgtgtgtgtgtatgtgtacctgtatgtgtgtttgtgtgtgtatgcgtacgtgtgtgtgcgtgcgtccatGCGTGCCTGCtcgtatgtgcgcatgtgtgtgtgtgtatatgtgtacgtgtgtgtgcgtgtgtgtgcacgtgtgtgtgcgtgcatgcgtgcgtgcgtgcatgcgtgtctgctcatatgtgcgcatgtgtgtgtgtgtatatgtgtatgtgtgtgtgcgtgtgtgtgcacgtgtgtgaatgtgtgtgtgtgtgtgtgtgtgtatgcgtgcatgcgtgtatgtgtgtgtgtgtgtgtgtgcgtgtgtgtgtgtgtgtgtgtgtgtgtatgtgtgtgtgtgtgtgtgtgtatgtgtgtatgtgtgtgtgtgtgtgtgtgtgtgtgtgtgtgtgtgtgtgtgtgtgtgtgtgtgtgtgtgtgtgtgtgtgtgtgtgtgtgtgtgtgtgtgtgtttgtttgtgtgtgtgtgtttctgttctccAGCATATCCATTGCCTTGCTGTGCAGTTTCTTGCTGGGGCTGGGGGACAGCTGCTTTAACACCCAGCTCTACAGCATCCTGGGCTGTGTGTACGGAGAGGAAAGTGCACCTGCCTTCACCATCTTCAAATTCATCCAGGTAACAGCACTCACCTGTGGGCTCAGAGCCAGCTGCAGGGAACAGTCAGACTGACACCTCACTACTCAATATGGCCCTCAAATATACACATTATTGCCACTTTTTACAGGAGTACAccctgtgaaatatatttatgtttctgaACATCATATTTATTAGTCATATTTATCGGTGGTAGAGCTCTTGCCTGCCACGCTGGAGGCCCGGGTTCGTTTCCTGGCCAATGAGGATGTGCAAGCCAGTGCATTCTCAGTGCCAGTCCCAAGCCCGGATAAATGGGAGGGTtgcgtcaggaagggcatccggcataaaacatatgccaaatcaaatatgcggTTCGGAtgatccgctgtggcgacccctaatgggaacagccgaaagagagagagagagagagagagagagagagaatgtcatatttattatacttatttactgtgtgttgctgtgtccTTAAAGGTGATCCCTGGgctttttctctgaaaaatgcTCAGGGCCGGGTTTACTAACGAAATGGTCACAGTTCAAAAACATTCCGTTTATTGCAACTctgttgtgaaataaatgatgacCAAATTAAAACTTTGCTGCAGCATAACTCAGGCAAGTCACAGGTCCAGCCAAGAAAAGAACCGTTTCCAAATTTCAgcatcaaacacaaacacacatacccagGGTACCGCACAGTGACACCCCCATCATATGTTTTCTGGCAGTTATGAATATGTAGAATGTGTGATCTGAGGTTGTCATGGCGGTGGTGTGAAATCAGTGAAGAGAAAGAGATGTTTGTTTTCAGGTtactgtcacttcctgtcacaatACCCAAGATGGATGAAGGAACCAGTCAGTCAGATATAATAATATTACGCAGAATTATAGGATAAAGAGACACAGCTATGAGCTCTCTTGACAGCAAAGCGAAATTGAAATTTTTGACTTCCACAATCCTGCAGCTATAGGTTGGAATTTGAAAGGTGACACAATTTCAGCTAATAATGATGTGTGAGtagaaagcacatttttttacactaacatcaaagagacagacagcactgacagcCAACTACCCCCAGTTTAATAATAGCAAAGGTGATAATTATAATTCTATTGtcactgtgtgcatgcgttagtgagcgtgggtgtgtgtgtgtgtgagtacagtatATGTGGGTTTGTAAAGTAATTGTTTGTGCTGCAGCCGggtaaatgtattgtataaaaaAGTTGTAGTGGGTCTTAGTTAGCCTGTGCTAACGCTACATTAACAccctgctgaagctgcagtGGGTCTGGGTTTAGTTAGCCTGTGCTAACGCTACATTAACACCCTGCTGAAGCAGCAGTGGGTCTGGGTTTAGTTAGCCTGTGCTAACGCTACATTAACAccctgctgaagctgcagtGGGTCTGGGTTTAGTTAGCCTGTGCTAACGCTACATTAACAccctgctgaagctgcagtGGGTCTGGGTTTAGTTAGCCTGTGCTAACGCTACATTAACAccctgctgaagctgcagtGGGTCTGGGTTTAGTTAGTCTGCGCTAACGCTACATTAACAccctgctgaagctgcagtGGGTCTGGGTTTAGTTAGCCTGCGCTAACGCTACATTAACAccctgctgaagctgcagtGGGTCTGGGTTTAGTTATGCTGCGCTTTGCTAACGCTGCATTGAcggcctgtttctctctcagtccatATGTGCAGCCCTGGCCTTCTTCTACAGTGGATACCTGCTCCTCTCATGGCAGCTGCTGCTCATGGTGCTGCTAGGATTTGTGGGAActctctgcttcttcctggtGGAGAAGATTCAGAACCTGACCGAAGCCTTGGAACAACCGTAACCGTCCCGGACATCTCATCCCATCCGTTCACTTTCCGTTATACGGGGCCAAAATTTGGTATCGTCTCAAAAGAAGGATATGCACTATTTTATATCAGCTTTAAATGAAGTAACTCAGTGCAATacacaaataatattattatacgAGTTATTTATGTGTTAAGCAAACGGTCACTTGAGAAAGACtgtacatttcagtttaatctttgtacatttcagtttaatcTTTGTTAGGCTCATCATGCTGGCCTTCCTTGTACATTTTTCTCAGGGCTGTATAAGAATCATGACCTTTCTGCACCAGAGACAGCTTTATGCTCTAATAGTACTTTAACGTCAGATATTATTGGGACAATCACATAATAAAAATTATACTGTGTGCAGGAagatattttttactttaatggaTTTTGACAGTTATGGTAATTTATGATTGTACTTAGCAGGTAAGTTATGGATATGTCCAGCTATGAAAGATGAAAGTCAGTTTGGCACCAAAGACACCTGACAGTAATGGAGGCAAATTCACTATGAATTCACTGTTAAATTCCTTTTAATTACTCCAGGAAAATACATTCTGAGGTTCTGCCGATTTTTACCAGTGCAATTGCTATATACAAGACTTCATAACTTCACAATGATAACTTTActacataataatacatttcactaCAACAATCAGtaccatttcaaaaaaaaaaaaaacgcaaaaataaaggaacattGTTCGCAGTTCTTTTACACAAGGTCACAAGGTCAATGTAATATCACAACTTatgccatttgtttttgttcactgtaATGCTACAAGTCTAGATCAgagtgaacatttaaaaaatgtttgttagtTATGCTTATTTTTATGACAGTATAGAGAGCTTCTTAAAGTGTgaccaaaataacattttaattttgtgttttgtttgtttaatctaCTGACATTGGCCTAGATGgcttatttgtgtttattcatgttAGTGTTGTGTAATACTGACATTGgtgttttttattgtgattttttgtgtatttttacacttttataTTGGAATAAACGTGTatgccatttatttaaatacattgaaCTGTCCTGATTTGGTAAATCCTCTAGGTGGCAGCATAACATCTGGAAAAGCATGTTGTGGAACCCATACATGAGAGACTGACACATCGCTGTAACATGTTATTAAGCTGTATTGTAGATTGATTAGCAGAGCGATTGTTGGCTGTGGCGCAGTGCAGGGCCTGTTCTCTCTTTGTGTCACAGGTGAGGCATTCGCTTCCCCTGCCGCACTTCTATCATAACGTGGCCTATCTGTGCTGCTAGTGCTGTGTTGTTCTCCATATGATGGGCACTGTTGTGAGTCCCTGCGGCAAAAGTGTTTGCAAATGACAAAATTTCATATTGTAAATTAGTAGCAGATTTGCTTAGTGCATCAAGTAGAGGGCTAGTTTTAACAGTGTGATATTATAGGCACATCACAACCCCGATAGATTTCAGGTTTTCTTACGGGGAAGAAGATAATCTAATGACGAAGGTATGGGATATTAAACAGGTATGGGGCGGCTGTGTaacacagtgggtaaggaactgggcttgtaggttcgattcctgggtaggacactgacattgtacccttgagcaaggtacttaacctgaatggcttcagtgtatatccagctgtgtaaatggatacaatgtaaaatgctgtgtaaggcgctctggataagagcatctgctaaatgcctgtaatgtaatgtaaacagccCTGTTAATGAGATATGGACAtttggatgagacattaaatgaacaagtgtgtttgtgtgtgagtgtgtgtgtgcatgtggtgacgccctccctccccccccaggggtCATCTCTCTGTTTGGCTGCTGTCCAGGCTTCTCAgtgggttgctatggagaccTGTGCCCATCATTTTACGGAGCAAAGTGGCCGGATCTGGCCAGCCCAGCTGCAGCCCCCTTCTCAGGGATATTAAAGCCGTACGTTCACAGCACTCTGCTCTGTCATGTGATGCAGcacctgcacctcacacagATCCCCAGCCACTCAGCTTATACCCAATACAGGCTGGGCCTTGTGAGTCACTGCAGGTTTGAGCCCTGGTTGTGTCATTGGCTGACTACGGCCTGGAATCAGCTGACTCCTAGCTGTCATTAGTGAGAATTATAGGACAACCTCTCCTCCAATCAAGACTTCCTGTGTTCACCGTAAGATAAGCCTCTCTTCCAATCAGTACTTTCTATCTTCACAGTAAGGTAAATATCTCCTCCAATCAGCTCTTTCTGTCTTGACAGTAAAATAAACCTCTCTCCCATCACCACTTTCTACGTTCACAGTTAGATGAACTTCTTCAATTAGCACTTACTATGTTGAGTCAGATAAAATCTCTGCTGCAATCAATACTACAGCAAATTTATAGTAAGATGTTGAGTGTTAAATAGAGTTCATGTGGCTCCTGCTGGGCTCACATAAAGTCTGTTATACCCCTTCCACACTGAAGCAAAGACTCAGGTAAAActcatgtttgttgtttttgcggTGAAAGGGTCAACCCACATTATCCAACGCAGGTCCAGGAACCCTGCTCACAACCTGGGATTTACGTGGGTTGGGCATGTCTTAACTTAGGTATGAAAGGGGGGATGCGGGTTACTCTGTTCAGCACGGATAGCTGACCAACCGGTCTTGTCATGTGTTTTACTGGCCCAAATTTCCTCGGTGCTCTATGCGTTTCAGTTGCCCTCATGCAGAAAACAATGTTTCAAAGCTTTTATACAAATTATGAAAACCATATTCATGTGaaggtacactatatgaccagaCATATCTGgataccccttggtctggggctgttgttcatggtttgggctaggccccttagctccagtgaaggcaaatcttaatggttccacatacaatcacattctagacaattctgtgctccccaacagtttggggaaggccctttcctattTCAGCTAGACAATGCCCTCAGGGCATGGAGGGCGGTCCatgtagaaatgtttttttttcttttttttttgagaacggtgtggaagaacttgacggGCCCgcacagaaccctgacctcaaccccatccaacacctttgggatcaattcgaaagccaactgtgatccaggcctaatcacccaatcggTGCCCgtcctcactaatgctcttgtggctgaatggaagcgaatccccacagccatgttccaaaatatagtggaaagcctttccagaagagtcgaggttgttatagcagaaaagtGTGAACCAACtcaatattaatgcccataatcctggatgagatgttgggcgtcaggtgtccacatacttttggccatgtataTTAGAACAAAACTCAGGAATGATCTTAATTTTTGCTAGCTATATTCACAGCTATATTTGTGCAAGAAGAGGATTGCTTAGTTGTAAAAGGTAAATATGTAAAAGTGTATAttgaacaacaaataaatatgttacttaaaattatttgtgacaTAGTTTTCACAAAGCATTTGGAGCATATCACTGGGCTATTGGTTCAGGAGTTAACATAGTGAGTTTAGCCAGCATAATGGCAAACTATATTATCTCCGTTAGCTAACTGGCTACATAGCTGTATTAGCAGGAAAAAACCAAACTACtacagaaatacatttgcaaacCCAGGTCTTGTATGAACAGCAAGGACCTAGTACTTACCCATGACCATAGTGTGGTGTGAATTGGCAAAACGTAGGTTGAACCTGCATTCAGTATCCCCTGTCAACCCAAGGTTTATCGTTTGAAAGAGTAGTTTAttaaggggctgctgggtggttcatTCTGTTAAAGCCccacactgtggtgcatggatgagcctcatggTCTGGGATTGAATCTGGACTGGGCCAGTACTGTCTGTGGCTGATAGCTCCATAGGGCAACGTGTAATGGCTGATTGTATCGCCCAGGAAATGCGTTTCATTGCTCTTcagcgacccccactggtcgATTGGCTGCCCGCGTATGAAACGTCTCCTCTGACCGTGCTCAgtgcaagcttagctgtagtctgtggtgtAAAAAAAGCAGGTGGTGACACCaagtgtttcagaggagaaacagtgcacttcggggctacttgtttttgtttttgtatattgcatctgcacctcagggctgcatgttgttgtatgtttctgttttgcacttTGGGGCTACtagttttagtttttgtatgttgcatctgcacctcagggctgctagtttttgtatgttagtgttttgcacctcagggccactccattttgtttttgtatgttgcatctgcaccttttttgtttttgcgttttctttttgtttttgtgttttgcacttcagagccatcATACAAACGTTCATCATAGCAGAATGTGCGTTAATGTGCGTTAAAAAAATTAGTGGCGTTATTATCACGTTAACTTAGccctaatttatttatttaattttgtccaaAATATTCCTCCATATTTCTCATGTAATACAACTGGTAACTCTTAATGATTAATGAGTGTATGATAATTTAAGTCTTCCTGTCTAATGTCTAATATTTttgattaaactcattttaatcttaCCGAAGTCTCTGAGCATTATTGAATGTACGCCTTCTTGTAGTCGAAAAGCAGATAACGATTGACCACATTCAGTCTTTTAGTTATAACTGGACACTTAAATCCCAGATGTAGTTGTAtaccaaaaaaaatcataattcctCAGGAAATTATGCAGCAATGAGACACGTAAAATTTTTAATAGGCTTAATAAAATGAGGCAAAAAAATTTCTTTAATCAAAcattcaaaaagaaataaattaaattatacaaaaaacaacaatcaaGACTATCAAATTTCTTCAGCTTTTAATGGTGAAATTTAATTCCACTGACCATGGCAGGTTCTAGGAGCACAGCCCAGCTACAAGACCTGTGTGCTCCCCAGCATGGGTAAAGCAGAATGAGAAACTGGAGATCGAGAGCTGGCTCCTTCTGACGAGGTCCTTATTTAGGGAAAACGTCACCTCAGAGCTCCGTGGATAGGTTTCCCACAGGTGAGCGCAGTTCCCTAAAACAGACAGACCGACCATACTGGCAAACAGCACCCATATTTGGGGTAGAGGGATGTAACATGCTATAATAGCTAACAATACATCACATAAAAGCAAAACCTGATTGCAAGATGCCCTTagagcattcatttttttcccgcACATGGAAGGTTTTGTTTCAGTGAGTGTGAAAATGCCACTATCTTACTCTGAAGTGGGGGAAACTGGgtttaccctaaccctaaccctggtgACACAATTTATGAGAGCAGCACATACATTTGGGCAAAGATAGAGCAGAAGGCCGAGTTCAGTGGCATTTCCCCGAAGTGTGAATTCCAGGTTCACTGGATGGAAAAACTGTTGCAAtcctttattaaaacaaaaggcatttctttatttataaagtgtGTAATCTCATATGAATGTACACATATAACACAGGCTGTTAACAGAGCTGGGGTTTTcgtttgttttgatttcagtgCTGTACTTTGAAAAATGCTCATTGTTTGCTTTGGTGATAGTCATTAAGTTCATGCCTTTTTGATGGTTATGTACATGATTCTGAATATGTGAAAGGACTGCTGATTCCAGTGAACTGAATACAGTACTAGCAAACAACcccaaatacaatttaatgcaTACTGGGAAGTTCTTCAGAGCATAAGAGTGAGCTTGTGTTTAAACTTGTTGATTAATCTTCAGTAATTACAATAACTGGGTATGGAGGAACCACCTGTGATCATTACATTGAATTGCACACACCTGCTGGACTGATGGACCTCATCATTGTTCCTAAAGAAGCAAGGAAGACACAAGACACtgccaaatttaatttttattttattcttcataaatGCCTTCATACATATGCAATAGGGGTGGAGGGCaaatgccactatttgtatttgtaactGTATACAAACTGAATGAGCGCCACCCCtacatacattacataacatttatttagcagacgcttttatccaaagggacATACCAAAAGTGCAAATCATGGTCTGTAAAGGTGGGGGGTtttggagaaccagaagcgactaatAACGGGGTACGAGAAGCTAACGCTACAGGAAGCGTTAGCCGCcaagtcccgaaggacaaacCTGTCCAGCCGCAAAACTGGCTCGAGAAACCAAAAACAACCCTTTACAAACCAGGGCGAAAAGAAAGGAACCAGtgatacagagacagagctcTGATACCAAACCCTGAGACTGGTCTCAGAAATAAAAGGACAACTGAGTGACAAAATACTCCGCGAAAAGAAAATCCTGAGACATAGCTcagaaagaacaaacaaaaatacaataccagggacaacgtcccaGTACTAACCGGCTCACacaagctcaaaataaaagttaaaatacTCTTCTCTTAGTGGGGCACCATAATGTAGAAGATAAACATCTATATCCTCACAGGTGCCGCCAGCCTGTAATAATCAGgctcataaattaaatatacaca
This window encodes:
- the LOC118217077 gene encoding UNC93-like protein MFSD11; its protein translation is CIGGRSLAPLPGGGLFGLACRNSRLRRTSVVFLGMVVHFVAFYLIFLNIPDDAPLVTSSVTQHEPYLLPSISIALLCSFLLGLGDSCFNTQLYSILGCVYGEESAPAFTIFKFIQSICAALAFFYSGYLLLSWQLLLMVLLGFVGTLCFFLVEKIQNLTEALEQP